Genomic window (Zingiber officinale cultivar Zhangliang chromosome 2B, Zo_v1.1, whole genome shotgun sequence):
GGATGAAGTGCAACGAGAGTACATTTTGAAACGACGATTACAAATTCTTCAAAATATGAAGAATTGATATATCATATTTTAGACTTTTGGTATTGTGCTGTAATATGCTACTATATTCTGTTTTTTGGAACAACTATTgaaattttattatgatttgTAAATATGCTACTTCatcatacaatattacatcaaaaccaacttaAATTCAAGTGCAATAACATTGTAAACAAAATGTAACATAAAAAACACATATTTTGGTTGATATTGGTTCACTCTTCACCTCGTAGCATCCATTGATGTTCAATAAGGTCAAATTGTAGTTGTGAATGAGTTTCTTTGTTTCTAATGCCGCGATGACGTTGAAGAAAATCCACAAATTGAGAAGTGGGATAATGGGAAATTGGTTCTAGGTTTGTATCATCTTCTTGGTCATAATCAAAGTCATGTGCTCTAAGGTAAGAATCTCTTTCATCCTCAACGATCATGTTGTGTAATATTATGCACACCATCATAATATCTTTCAGTACAGATTGACAAAAATATCGTGCTGGTCCATGAACAATTGCAAAGCGTGCCTGTAGAACTCCAAATGCTCGCTCGACATCCTTCCTTGTAGATTCTTGAGCTGATGCAAACAATTGCCTTTTACGACCTTGTGGTGTTGGAATGGTTTTGACAAATGTAGACCATGAAGGATAGATTCCATCTGCAAGATAGTATCCCATAGTATAATCGTGGCCATTGATTGAGTAGTTAACTTTAGGAGCACGACCTTCAGCAAGTTCTGTAAATATATTAGATCTTTCCAGCACATCGATATCATTATGTGACCCAGGTAAACCAAAAAATGCATGCCATATCCAAAGATCATAAGACGCCACTGCTTCCAAAATAATTGTTGGCTCATGTGCATGACCAGTATACATACCTCTCCATGTAGTCGGACAATTCTTCCATTTCCAGTGCATACAGTCAATGCTCCCCAACATACTTGGAAATCCCCGTTTCTCACCGACTGCTAGCAATCTAGCAATGTCATTGCTATTTGGAGACCGCAAGTACTCATCTCCAAAGATTGAGAGTACCGCTTTGACAAAAAGTTTCATGCTCTTTATGGCTGTGGTTTCTCCAATTCTTACATACTCATCCATGAGATCAGCTCCAACTCCATAAGCAAGGATCCTCAAGGCGGCAGTCACCTTTTGTAAAGAAGAAAGCCCAAGAGTTCCAGCAGCATTTCTTCTTTGAACGAAGTATGGTTCATGATTCTCCACATTGTTAAGAATTTGAAGAAAGAGGTCACGATTCATTCGAAACCTCCTCCTAAATATATTAGGAGGATATACCGATGGATCAGCAAAGT
Coding sequences:
- the LOC122048595 gene encoding uncharacterized protein LOC122048595, encoding MSHFISNYDCLLSSDDELETIVTAFLIEDSLDDEEGSRSHIIPGKQRRVFIRRNPLEGHIRLYNDYFADPSVYPPNIFRRRFRMNRDLFLQILNNVENHEPYFVQRRNAAGTLGLSSLQKVTAALRILAYGVGADLMDEYVRIGETTAIKSMKLFVKAVLSIFGDEYLRSPNSNDIARLLAVGEKRGFPSMLGSIDCMHWKWKNCPTTWRGMYTGHAHEPTIILEAVASYDLWIWHAFFGLPGSHNDIDVLERSNIFTELAEGRAPKVNYSINGHDYTMGYYLADGIYPSWSTFVKTIPTPQGRKRQLFASAQESTRKDVERAFGVLQARFAIVHGPARYFCQSVLKDIMMVCIILHNMIVEDERDSYLRAHDFDYDQEDDTNLEPISHYPTSQFVDFLQRHRGIRNKETHSQLQFDLIEHQWMLRGEE